A region from the uncultured Sunxiuqinia sp. genome encodes:
- a CDS encoding TIGR02757 family protein: protein MGGLKVKNMHFQELKEILDQKAAQYNHPAFIESDPIQIPRQFAQKENIEIAGFLAATIAWGQRPTIIKNAFRLMKMMDDKPLEFLLSTDEAEWGHFLDFKHRTFKGIDCLFFLRSLKNIYQHHGGLEAVFTYGYQLKHSVASALQYFRQIFFEVEHESRSQKHVSNIDKGASAKRLNMYLRWMVRKDDRGVDFGLWTDIPMSDLLLPLDVHTGRQARQLGLLKRKQDDWKAVIELTEKLLQLDADDPVKYDFALFGMGAFE from the coding sequence ATGGGTGGATTGAAAGTTAAAAACATGCATTTTCAGGAACTAAAAGAAATACTGGACCAAAAAGCTGCTCAATACAATCACCCCGCTTTTATTGAAAGCGACCCGATTCAAATTCCCCGGCAGTTTGCACAAAAAGAAAATATTGAGATAGCTGGTTTTTTAGCAGCCACTATTGCTTGGGGGCAGCGACCAACCATTATAAAAAATGCCTTTCGGCTGATGAAAATGATGGATGACAAGCCGCTCGAATTTTTATTAAGTACAGATGAGGCGGAGTGGGGTCATTTCTTGGATTTTAAGCATCGTACATTTAAAGGTATCGATTGCCTGTTTTTTCTTCGGTCATTGAAAAATATCTATCAGCATCACGGAGGGCTGGAGGCTGTCTTTACATACGGTTATCAGCTTAAACATTCTGTTGCTTCAGCATTGCAGTATTTTCGACAAATATTTTTTGAAGTGGAGCATGAAAGCCGTTCGCAGAAGCATGTTTCGAATATCGACAAAGGAGCTTCAGCAAAACGCCTAAACATGTACTTGCGATGGATGGTCAGAAAGGATGATCGTGGTGTCGATTTTGGGTTGTGGACCGACATACCTATGAGTGATCTGCTTTTGCCACTTGATGTTCATACCGGTCGACAGGCGCGACAGCTTGGCTTACTTAAACGAAAGCAGGATGATTGGAAAGCTGTCATCGAACTCACTGAAAAATTACTCCAATTGGATGCTGATGATCCTGTAAAATACGACTTTGCTCTGTTTGGCATGGGAGCATTTGAATAA
- a CDS encoding ABC transporter ATP-binding protein → MIKVQNITKSFGKLQVLKGIELHIPQGKLYSIVGPSGAGKTTLLQIMGTLSKPDSGHLEIHGQSVFKLGERRLAAFRNQEIGFVFQFHYLLPEFTALENVCIPAFIGKKSKKEAEKKASDLLQFLGLEERMTHKPAELSGGERQRVAVARALINDPAVIFADEPSGNLDTKNREDLHDLFFKLRDEFNQTLVIVTHDENFARQSDQIVRMRDGWIES, encoded by the coding sequence TTGATTAAAGTTCAAAATATTACAAAATCGTTCGGAAAACTTCAGGTACTGAAAGGTATCGAACTGCATATTCCTCAAGGAAAATTATATAGCATTGTCGGCCCTAGCGGTGCTGGAAAGACCACTTTGCTTCAGATTATGGGAACGCTAAGTAAACCTGATTCGGGGCACTTGGAGATTCACGGTCAATCCGTTTTTAAACTCGGAGAAAGACGATTAGCTGCTTTCCGAAATCAGGAGATTGGGTTTGTGTTTCAGTTTCATTATTTATTGCCCGAATTTACTGCGCTGGAAAATGTTTGTATACCGGCATTTATTGGCAAGAAATCGAAAAAGGAAGCTGAAAAGAAAGCCTCAGATTTACTTCAATTTTTGGGTCTGGAAGAACGAATGACCCATAAACCAGCCGAATTATCGGGTGGTGAACGTCAGCGAGTTGCTGTTGCACGAGCATTAATTAATGATCCGGCGGTTATTTTTGCCGACGAACCATCAGGCAATCTCGACACGAAAAACCGAGAGGACTTGCATGACCTGTTTTTTAAATTGCGCGATGAATTTAATCAGACCCTGGTGATTGTAACGCACGATGAAAATTTTGCTCGCCAGTCTGATCAAATAGTTAGAATGCGCGATGGGTGGATTGAAAGTTAA
- a CDS encoding calcium/sodium antiporter: MPIILYSLAMLLCFILLARIVDKFFVASLDRISNDLKLSSDAAGATLMAVGSSAPELFVALFSVLKPGDHEAIGIGSIVGSALFNLLAIGGMVALVKKTKLTWQPVLRDILFYFVAVGLLLWGVFDGDFSMWNAVAFLGLYVVYVWAVIKWRKIFPYEDMEFTPEEEPADCNEDGKANFVDKTLCLLFPKAERYYLIFFVSILLIAGLSWVLVETAIQISVILNIPEAIIALTVLAVGTSVPDMISSLIVAKQGRGDMAISNAIGSNIFDILVGLGFPFMIAMLIYGGTIEAKGQNLLASSVILFASLVAFAVLLIFNRWKINWVTGAILLGLYIFYVAREIVLL, translated from the coding sequence ATGCCAATTATATTGTACAGTTTGGCAATGTTGCTGTGTTTTATTTTACTGGCACGCATTGTCGACAAGTTTTTTGTTGCTTCACTTGACCGTATTTCCAATGATCTGAAATTATCTTCGGACGCAGCTGGTGCGACATTAATGGCTGTGGGGTCAAGCGCCCCCGAGCTTTTTGTGGCTTTGTTCTCGGTATTAAAGCCCGGCGATCATGAAGCTATCGGAATCGGAAGTATCGTTGGAAGTGCGTTATTTAATTTGCTGGCCATTGGAGGAATGGTTGCTTTGGTGAAAAAAACGAAACTGACGTGGCAGCCTGTGTTGCGCGATATCCTGTTTTATTTTGTCGCAGTAGGTTTATTGCTTTGGGGCGTTTTTGATGGCGATTTTAGTATGTGGAATGCCGTTGCTTTTCTGGGGCTTTATGTTGTTTATGTGTGGGCGGTGATTAAATGGAGAAAAATATTCCCTTATGAAGATATGGAATTTACACCGGAAGAAGAACCTGCCGATTGCAATGAAGATGGCAAAGCGAACTTTGTAGACAAAACGTTATGTCTGCTTTTCCCCAAAGCGGAAAGGTACTACCTTATTTTTTTTGTATCTATTCTGTTAATTGCAGGATTGAGCTGGGTGCTGGTTGAAACTGCGATACAAATCTCTGTCATCTTAAATATACCAGAAGCTATTATTGCATTGACGGTATTGGCTGTTGGAACTTCGGTGCCCGATATGATTTCATCTTTGATTGTGGCGAAACAGGGGCGTGGCGATATGGCTATTAGCAATGCTATCGGCTCCAATATCTTCGATATTCTGGTTGGACTTGGGTTCCCCTTCATGATTGCAATGCTGATTTATGGAGGAACGATTGAGGCCAAAGGCCAGAACTTATTGGCTTCGTCTGTCATTTTATTTGCTTCGCTCGTGGCGTTTGCGGTGTTGCTTATTTTCAATCGTTGGAAAATTAATTGGGTAACCGGTGCCATTCTACTTGGGTTATATATCTTTTATGTAGCTCGTGAAATCGTCTTACTTTAA
- a CDS encoding twin-arginine translocase TatA/TatE family subunit produces the protein MNLNILFISGGEIVLVMLLALLFFGSKAIPDIARTMGKGMREFKKATNEIKREFEDNTGDFKRDINEIKSTVRNETRKISQDIDQVSLKVKSETNKLTKEVEQVSNEVEEKTSEISQEVSELSPKSESKTNKPSADRLTDFKE, from the coding sequence ATGAACCTGAACATACTATTCATAAGCGGTGGCGAAATTGTGTTGGTAATGCTTTTGGCATTGCTGTTTTTCGGGTCAAAGGCTATCCCTGATATTGCAAGAACCATGGGGAAGGGGATGCGCGAATTTAAAAAGGCGACCAACGAAATAAAGCGCGAGTTTGAAGATAATACCGGCGATTTTAAGCGAGATATTAATGAAATAAAGTCGACTGTAAGAAATGAAACCCGAAAAATAAGTCAAGATATCGATCAGGTCTCGTTAAAGGTGAAATCAGAAACCAATAAGCTAACCAAGGAAGTGGAACAGGTTTCAAACGAGGTTGAGGAAAAAACATCCGAAATTTCACAAGAAGTGAGCGAGCTTTCACCGAAGTCAGAATCGAAGACCAATAAACCTTCAGCGGATAGATTAACCGATTTTAAGGAGTAA
- the secDF gene encoding protein translocase subunit SecDF has protein sequence MQNKGLIRTFAILLALVCVYQLTFTYKARQVERNAEEFAQGDPVKERNYLDSISGEEVYNLLGLKSYTYKDVKALEMNLGLDLKGGMNVTLEVSVVDLIKSLSNYSTDTTFNAAIKRAQELQRDSQEDFVTLFGRAFDETDPNARLAAIFNTLELKDKVKYNSTNAEVLDVIRQETNAAIENSFNIIRTRIDRFGVAQPNVQMLQTAGRILVELPGVDNPERVRKLLQGTAKLEFWETWENSEVFPYLQQVNVQLKDVLELESSKAEGDSVEVAGDSATATADGDDDSLLGELQTEDADSTAAMDNMAEFRKNYPLFAVLNPSTSTDGQLFPGPVVGTAHAKDTSKVNTYLNMPQVKSILPRSVQFKWTSKAIDEGGNYFRLIAIKVTSRDGQAPLDGDVIVDARQDYEQFGSRPEVSMTMNSEGAKAWARLTKENIGKSIAIVLDGYVRSFPTVNGEITGGRSSISGLETVEEAKDLANILKSGKMPAPARILQEEIVGPSLGQEAINSGMWSFVIAFILVLAYMLFFYSKNAGLTANMALLANLFFVIGVLASIGAVLTLPGIAGIVLTIGMSVDANVLIYERIQEERKAGKGLKLAITDGYRNAYSAIIDGQVTTLLTGIVLYMFGSGPIKGFATTLIIGIFTSLFSAIFLTRLIFERQLGKDAKITFSSKMTDNWLRNTHIKFLEKRKIAYMISGTLIVLSILSFAVRGFNYGIDFKGGRTYVVRFDENVKVEKVGEALAAVYGEAPEVKTFGGSNQVKITTEYKIDELTEDVDNEVEQLMVKGLADAGYIASEDMDTFIKDHRMSSQKVGPTISDDIKKDALIAVMFSLIIIFLYILIRFRNWQYGLGAIAALAHDSIIVLGIFSLFYGFLPFSLEIDQAFIAAILTVLGYSINDTVVVFDRIREYLGLHPKRDRDENVDSALNSTLRRTFSTSLSTFVVLLAIFLFGGTSIQGFTFALLVGVVVGTYSSLFIATPVAFDTQKRVAKVVARKK, from the coding sequence ATGCAAAACAAAGGATTAATCAGAACTTTTGCCATTTTATTGGCTTTGGTTTGTGTTTACCAGCTCACTTTTACTTATAAAGCTCGGCAGGTAGAACGTAATGCTGAGGAGTTCGCACAGGGCGACCCCGTAAAAGAACGTAATTATCTGGATTCAATTTCAGGTGAAGAGGTTTACAACCTGTTAGGGTTAAAAAGCTATACCTATAAGGATGTAAAAGCGCTAGAGATGAACCTGGGGCTTGACCTTAAAGGTGGTATGAACGTAACGCTTGAAGTTTCTGTTGTTGACTTAATCAAGTCTCTCTCGAACTACAGTACCGATACCACATTTAATGCAGCAATTAAACGCGCACAGGAATTGCAACGCGATAGTCAGGAAGATTTCGTGACATTATTTGGTCGCGCGTTCGACGAAACGGATCCAAATGCTCGTTTAGCAGCGATTTTCAACACGCTTGAGTTGAAAGATAAAGTGAAATACAATTCAACCAATGCCGAAGTATTGGATGTAATTCGTCAGGAAACGAATGCAGCAATTGAAAATTCATTCAATATTATTCGTACGCGTATTGACCGCTTTGGTGTTGCACAGCCTAATGTACAGATGTTGCAAACAGCAGGCCGTATTTTGGTCGAACTTCCAGGAGTTGATAACCCGGAGCGTGTGCGTAAGTTGTTGCAAGGAACTGCTAAGCTTGAGTTTTGGGAGACCTGGGAGAATAGCGAGGTTTTTCCATACCTACAGCAAGTGAATGTACAACTGAAAGATGTATTGGAACTGGAATCTTCAAAAGCTGAAGGAGATTCAGTGGAAGTAGCTGGTGATTCTGCAACAGCAACGGCTGATGGAGACGATGACTCGTTGTTAGGCGAACTTCAAACTGAAGACGCTGATAGTACGGCCGCTATGGATAATATGGCTGAATTTAGAAAAAATTACCCTCTATTTGCTGTTCTCAACCCGAGTACATCTACAGATGGGCAATTGTTCCCCGGACCAGTTGTTGGTACTGCTCATGCAAAGGATACTTCTAAAGTAAATACATACCTGAATATGCCTCAGGTAAAATCAATTCTTCCACGCAGCGTTCAATTTAAATGGACTTCAAAAGCTATAGATGAAGGTGGAAACTATTTCCGGTTAATCGCCATTAAAGTAACCAGCCGCGATGGACAAGCTCCATTGGATGGTGATGTTATTGTTGATGCTCGTCAAGATTACGAACAGTTTGGTAGCCGTCCGGAGGTTTCTATGACAATGAACTCTGAAGGCGCTAAGGCTTGGGCTCGTTTGACAAAAGAAAATATTGGAAAATCAATCGCTATTGTACTCGACGGATATGTCCGTTCATTTCCTACTGTAAATGGTGAAATTACCGGAGGACGTTCTAGTATTTCGGGATTGGAGACTGTTGAGGAAGCAAAGGATTTAGCAAATATCCTTAAGTCCGGGAAAATGCCTGCTCCAGCTCGAATTCTGCAAGAAGAGATTGTTGGGCCTTCGTTAGGTCAGGAAGCCATTAACAGCGGTATGTGGTCGTTTGTAATCGCTTTTATCTTGGTGTTGGCTTATATGTTGTTCTTTTATAGCAAGAATGCCGGTTTAACAGCCAACATGGCTTTGTTAGCCAACTTGTTCTTTGTTATCGGAGTGCTTGCTTCGATTGGTGCAGTATTAACACTGCCGGGTATCGCTGGTATAGTGCTGACAATTGGTATGTCGGTTGATGCGAACGTGCTGATATATGAGCGGATACAGGAAGAACGTAAAGCCGGAAAAGGATTGAAACTAGCTATCACCGATGGTTACAGGAATGCTTATTCAGCAATTATCGATGGGCAGGTGACAACCTTGTTAACTGGTATCGTTCTTTATATGTTCGGTTCTGGTCCTATTAAGGGTTTCGCAACCACTTTGATCATTGGTATTTTTACTTCCTTGTTCTCAGCTATTTTCCTAACTCGTTTGATTTTCGAACGTCAATTGGGTAAAGATGCGAAGATTACATTTTCATCAAAAATGACAGACAACTGGTTGAGAAACACTCATATTAAATTCCTGGAGAAACGTAAAATTGCATATATGATTTCAGGAACTTTAATTGTTCTTTCAATTCTGTCTTTCGCTGTTCGTGGTTTTAACTATGGAATCGACTTTAAAGGAGGGCGTACTTATGTGGTGCGTTTTGATGAGAATGTGAAAGTTGAAAAAGTAGGTGAAGCATTGGCTGCCGTTTATGGCGAAGCTCCTGAAGTAAAAACTTTTGGAGGAAGCAACCAGGTGAAAATTACTACGGAGTATAAAATTGATGAGTTGACTGAAGATGTTGACAATGAAGTTGAACAATTGATGGTTAAAGGATTGGCTGATGCCGGTTATATTGCAAGCGAAGATATGGATACCTTCATTAAAGATCATCGGATGAGTTCACAAAAAGTTGGGCCAACCATCTCCGATGATATCAAAAAGGATGCATTGATTGCGGTCATGTTTTCACTTATCATCATTTTCCTTTATATTTTAATCCGTTTCCGAAACTGGCAGTATGGATTGGGAGCGATAGCGGCCTTGGCGCATGATTCCATAATTGTGTTGGGTATCTTCTCCCTATTTTACGGATTCCTGCCATTTTCATTAGAAATTGATCAGGCATTTATTGCGGCGATTTTGACCGTGTTAGGATACTCAATTAACGATACCGTGGTTGTATTCGACCGTATTCGTGAGTATCTGGGCTTACATCCGAAACGCGATCGTGATGAAAATGTGGATAGCGCGTTGAACTCAACCTTACGTCGTACATTCAGTACATCTTTGAGTACATTCGTAGTATTATTGGCTATCTTCTTGTTTGGAGGAACTTCAATTCAAGGATTTACATTTGCCTTGTTGGTAGGTGTGGTTGTTGGTACTTATTCTTCCTTGTTTATCGCGACACCCGTTGCTTTCGATACTCAAAAGAGAGTAGCCAAAGTAGTTGCTAGAAAGAAATAG
- a CDS encoding aspartyl protease family protein, giving the protein MAKISIELVELEYHNYHLLVQGKFEDGEEAYWIIDTGASKTVFDKSLSQYCTQVEPAHNEEYQSAGISEGMVETSVGELRYMAFGKLKVKDQKVALIDLDHVNEIYQKYRDVRICGLLGSDLLKKFQCVIDYKYETISFSRPRK; this is encoded by the coding sequence ATGGCAAAAATATCCATTGAGTTAGTCGAGTTAGAGTATCATAATTACCACTTGTTGGTGCAAGGGAAATTTGAAGATGGAGAAGAGGCATACTGGATCATAGATACGGGAGCCTCGAAAACAGTGTTTGATAAAAGTCTATCGCAATACTGTACTCAGGTTGAACCTGCCCATAATGAGGAATACCAGAGTGCTGGAATTAGCGAAGGCATGGTTGAAACATCAGTAGGAGAATTACGCTACATGGCTTTTGGCAAACTGAAAGTAAAAGATCAGAAAGTGGCTTTGATTGATTTAGACCATGTAAATGAAATCTATCAAAAATACCGCGATGTTCGCATTTGTGGACTGCTGGGAAGTGATCTTTTGAAAAAGTTTCAGTGTGTGATCGACTATAAATATGAGACAATCTCATTTTCAAGACCCCGAAAATAA
- a CDS encoding malate dehydrogenase yields the protein MKVTVVGAGAVGASCAEYIAIKDFADEIVLIDIKEGFAEGKAMDLMQTASLNGFDSAITGTTGDYSKTAGSDVAVITSGIPRKPGMTREELIGINAGIVKTVAENLIKHSPDVILIVVSNPMDTMAYLAHKATGLPKNRIIGMGGALDSARFKYRLAEALACPQSDVEGMVIGGHSDTGMVPLIDKAVRNSVPVSEFLSEEQMSEVVEATKVGGATLTKLLGTSAWYAPGAAVSELVKAIALDSKKLFPCSALLEGEFGLNDISLGVPCILGKNGIEKIVEISLTDAEKEKLASSAEGVRKVNALLEA from the coding sequence ATGAAAGTTACAGTTGTAGGTGCAGGTGCAGTAGGTGCCAGTTGTGCTGAATATATCGCAATTAAAGATTTCGCTGATGAGATTGTCTTGATTGACATCAAAGAAGGTTTTGCCGAAGGTAAAGCAATGGATTTGATGCAAACTGCGTCATTAAATGGATTTGATTCTGCTATTACAGGAACAACAGGCGATTATTCCAAAACAGCAGGTAGCGATGTCGCTGTTATTACCAGTGGTATTCCTCGTAAACCAGGAATGACAAGGGAAGAATTGATTGGCATTAATGCAGGAATTGTTAAGACAGTTGCTGAGAATTTAATCAAACATTCTCCGGACGTTATTTTAATTGTTGTTAGTAACCCAATGGATACGATGGCTTACCTGGCACACAAAGCAACAGGATTACCTAAAAACCGCATTATCGGAATGGGGGGAGCATTGGATAGCGCTCGTTTCAAATACCGGTTGGCCGAAGCCTTGGCTTGTCCTCAGTCTGATGTTGAAGGAATGGTAATCGGTGGTCATTCTGACACCGGAATGGTTCCATTAATCGATAAAGCGGTACGCAACAGTGTTCCTGTTTCTGAATTCCTTTCTGAAGAGCAAATGAGCGAAGTTGTTGAAGCGACTAAAGTTGGTGGTGCTACATTGACTAAATTATTAGGAACGAGTGCATGGTATGCACCGGGAGCTGCAGTTTCAGAGTTGGTCAAAGCAATTGCTCTTGATTCGAAGAAATTATTCCCATGTTCTGCTTTATTGGAAGGTGAATTTGGATTAAACGACATTTCGTTAGGAGTTCCTTGTATTTTAGGTAAAAACGGAATTGAAAAAATCGTTGAGATTTCACTTACCGACGCTGAAAAAGAAAAACTGGCTTCCAGTGCCGAAGGAGTTCGCAAAGTAAATGCTTTGCTCGAAGCTTAG
- a CDS encoding efflux RND transporter periplasmic adaptor subunit: MKKNKKIIVWGVPAVLLLAIIVFWVFDGDLGAQGKTFVVKRGNLDAVVETVGEVKGEKATEINIPLVIRDRDLRIWQIKIVDMVEEGKIVKKGDYIAQLDQTELSNRMRDRMQDKERADADLKNVRIDSTVTLTQKRQEITNALLDLEYNKIDLEQSKYESGAYQRKTQMAYQKAEIALEKKRRDYLLEQNRLKMRVFRLERRVKELDDFIARYQKALSSTRITTPQDGIVMLGTNWDGSKYSKDDEISTWRPLIATLPDMSSVISETYVKEIDISKIQKGDSVSITIDALSEKSYYGEVIYIASIGEDHQGVDMKVFKVIVRFENNDEDLKPGMTCMNHIVFDHYENQILIPSQAVFSDSVQSAVFLKQGGAVIRQPVEVGAENDGMVAILNGLNEGDRILLSAPEKKLR; this comes from the coding sequence ATGAAAAAGAATAAAAAGATAATAGTTTGGGGAGTTCCAGCTGTCCTGTTACTCGCCATCATCGTCTTTTGGGTGTTTGATGGAGATCTGGGGGCGCAAGGGAAAACATTTGTCGTTAAGCGAGGGAACTTGGACGCTGTAGTTGAAACTGTTGGGGAGGTGAAAGGAGAGAAAGCGACTGAAATCAATATTCCACTGGTCATTCGAGATCGTGACCTTCGGATTTGGCAGATAAAGATTGTGGATATGGTTGAGGAAGGAAAGATTGTTAAAAAAGGTGATTACATTGCACAACTCGATCAAACTGAACTCTCTAATCGGATGCGGGATCGGATGCAGGATAAAGAAAGAGCAGATGCTGACCTTAAAAATGTTCGAATTGACAGCACGGTTACCTTAACGCAAAAGCGGCAGGAGATAACAAATGCTTTGCTCGATCTTGAATATAATAAAATTGATCTGGAGCAGTCGAAATATGAGTCAGGAGCCTATCAACGTAAAACTCAGATGGCCTACCAAAAAGCGGAAATTGCTTTAGAGAAAAAGAGGAGAGATTACCTTTTGGAACAAAACCGACTGAAAATGAGGGTTTTTAGGTTGGAAAGAAGAGTAAAGGAACTGGATGATTTTATTGCCCGTTATCAAAAAGCATTGAGTTCAACCAGAATTACAACGCCACAAGATGGAATTGTGATGCTGGGTACCAATTGGGATGGATCCAAGTACTCAAAAGATGATGAAATTAGCACTTGGCGCCCTCTGATTGCCACGTTGCCGGATATGTCGTCAGTTATTTCAGAAACCTATGTAAAGGAGATTGATATTTCTAAGATTCAGAAAGGGGATAGTGTTTCAATAACAATTGATGCGCTCTCTGAAAAATCATATTACGGGGAAGTCATCTATATCGCTTCAATTGGGGAGGATCATCAAGGGGTTGATATGAAGGTGTTTAAAGTGATTGTTCGGTTTGAAAATAACGATGAAGATTTAAAGCCTGGAATGACCTGTATGAATCATATTGTTTTTGATCATTATGAAAATCAGATACTAATTCCAAGTCAGGCAGTGTTTTCAGACAGTGTGCAGTCGGCTGTTTTCCTGAAGCAGGGAGGTGCGGTAATCCGACAACCCGTGGAAGTGGGAGCCGAAAATGATGGAATGGTTGCTATCCTGAATGGTTTGAACGAAGGGGATCGAATTTTGCTATCTGCTCCGGAAAAAAAACTAAGATAA
- a CDS encoding TolC family protein has product MKSKYLLSILFTVLIGQSTKGQDKQLKLSLEDVIELASSQSLDAFRNENMFRASYWEFRYFKADRLPSLSLEATPLDFNRYRNREYNFQTNEEEYVQREYLNADFGLSLNQNVALTGGRLFLRSELGMVKNLNGDKNNSYQSTPISIGYQQELNGYNRLRWEAKIEPLKYEKAKKVFIESRENLSIKATRRFFNLVSAEINLSIAENNKASADTLYKIGQGRFQVGTVTQDELLNLQLSQLRAEQALNTTKLGLLRAQAELNSFLGLDKNTKVSCIVPSEIPKLEVKAGEAIAQALDNNPEILNQQQQLLQEDRQVAEAKSEIGLNTSIYALYGLDQSAKELENVYDDPDRSQRFRLGVNIPIVDWGRRKGRYQMAEYSREVVKATVRQARIDFEQDIVQTVMEFNLQGDQVRNAALADTVAQKGFEVTFQRFLIGKVDVINLNQARNDLEQARKDYVLALNAYWDYYYSIRRLTLYDFANDEPLTEEYDEILKN; this is encoded by the coding sequence ATGAAATCAAAATATTTACTTTCAATATTATTTACGGTTCTAATTGGTCAGTCAACAAAAGGACAAGACAAGCAGTTAAAATTGTCGCTGGAAGATGTTATTGAACTGGCCTCTTCTCAATCGTTGGATGCTTTTCGTAATGAAAACATGTTTCGCGCCAGTTATTGGGAATTTCGATATTTCAAGGCCGACAGGTTGCCAAGTTTAAGTTTAGAGGCAACTCCTCTTGATTTTAATCGGTATCGTAACAGAGAATATAATTTTCAGACCAATGAAGAAGAATATGTACAACGTGAATATCTGAATGCGGATTTTGGTTTGTCATTGAATCAGAATGTGGCTTTAACCGGTGGGAGATTGTTTTTGCGCTCAGAATTGGGGATGGTGAAAAACCTGAATGGTGATAAGAATAATTCGTACCAGTCAACTCCAATTAGTATTGGATATCAGCAGGAATTGAACGGTTACAACCGCTTGCGTTGGGAAGCAAAAATTGAACCTTTGAAGTATGAGAAAGCTAAAAAAGTGTTTATTGAGTCGAGGGAAAATCTTTCGATAAAAGCCACTCGACGATTTTTTAACTTAGTATCAGCGGAAATTAATTTATCGATTGCAGAAAATAATAAGGCGAGTGCTGATACACTTTATAAAATTGGTCAGGGACGATTTCAGGTAGGAACTGTTACCCAGGACGAGTTGCTGAACTTGCAATTGAGTCAACTAAGAGCTGAGCAGGCTCTAAATACGACAAAGTTGGGATTGTTGCGTGCACAGGCTGAGCTCAATTCATTTTTAGGGTTGGATAAAAACACGAAGGTTTCTTGCATTGTACCTAGCGAGATACCAAAATTGGAAGTAAAGGCAGGCGAAGCAATTGCACAAGCTTTGGATAATAATCCGGAGATTTTAAATCAACAACAGCAATTGCTGCAAGAAGATCGACAGGTGGCCGAAGCAAAGTCAGAAATTGGCTTGAATACGAGTATTTATGCACTATATGGATTGGATCAGTCAGCGAAAGAACTTGAGAATGTATATGATGATCCGGATCGTAGTCAGCGTTTTAGGCTCGGGGTAAATATTCCTATTGTTGATTGGGGACGACGGAAAGGACGGTATCAAATGGCTGAATATAGTCGGGAGGTTGTAAAGGCAACAGTGAGGCAGGCTCGAATTGATTTTGAACAGGATATTGTACAAACCGTCATGGAGTTCAATTTGCAGGGAGATCAGGTCCGAAATGCAGCTTTGGCCGATACGGTAGCACAAAAAGGATTTGAGGTAACCTTTCAGCGGTTTCTGATCGGGAAAGTGGATGTTATTAATCTAAATCAGGCTCGCAATGACTTGGAGCAAGCCCGGAAGGACTATGTTTTAGCACTCAATGCTTATTGGGATTATTATTATTCTATTCGGAGGTTAACGCTTTATGATTTTGCGAACGATGAACCGTTGACTGAAGAATATGATGAGATTCTGAAAAATTAG